One genomic window of Fusarium keratoplasticum isolate Fu6.1 chromosome 3, whole genome shotgun sequence includes the following:
- a CDS encoding M20-dimer domain-containing protein, which translates to MRLIFLVATLAQASAAIGGLQHPLQSLHSRPDYPSRLINLHKSLVERPSITGSEKNVTEFLTAYLQDAGFTVETQPLENNQENILAYFNSSRQTRVLVTSHLDTVPPYWPYERHGDVIRGRGTVDAKGSVAAQVIAVESLLDGNRITEGDVALLFVVGEEKGGPGMRDANDLGLSWETVIFGEPTELKLARGHKGGLGFTVKANGKAGHSGYPETGSNAIDSLVRGLGALQRLELPWSEEFGNSTLNIGKIEGGVAGNVIPASASAIGGVRVAAGTPDEVRDLIRRAVLESDPNLEVEFSTYGIGPVPIDYDIDGFETIVLSYGTDIPNLKGSHKRYLYGPGTILNAHSAHEFLTVSDLEEAVRGYRAIIRHALGGNSH; encoded by the exons ATGAGACTTATCTTTCTTGTCGCCACCCTCGCGCAGGCATCTGCCGCCATAGGGGGCTTGCAACATCCCCTGCAGAGTCTACATTCTAGGCCAGACTACCCATCACGATTGATCAACCTACATAAATCACTCGTCGAAAGACCCTCTATCACAGGCTCCGAAAAGAATGTGACTGAGTTCTTGACAGCCTATCTCCAGGATGCTGGTTTCACAGTTGAAACTCAACCTCTCGAAAACAACCAAGAAAACATCTTGGCCTACTTCAACAGCTCAAGGCAAACCCGAGTCCTCGTCACCTCGCATTTGGATACCGTCCCTCCATACTGGCCCTATGAGAGACATGGTGATGTGATACGAGGGCGAGGAACAGTTGATGCCAAAGGCAGCGTGGCAGCCCAAGTCATTGCCGTTGAATCGCTCCTTGACGGTAACCGAATCACTGAGGGTGACGTGGCCTTGCTCTTCGTGGTGGGAGAGGAAAAGGGAGGCCCTGGAATGCGGGATGCAAACGATCTCGGCCTCTCTTGGGAGACAGTCATCTTTGGAGAGCCCACAGAACTCAAGCTTGCTCGTGGGCATAAGGGAGGATTGGGGTTCACTGTAAAGGCGAACGGCAAGGCCGGTCACTCGGGATACCCTGAAACCGGTTCAAATGCCATCGATAGCCTTGTTCGTGGACTTGGTGCCCTTCAACGTCTCGAGCTCCCTTGGAGCGAGGAGTTTGGCAACAGCACCCTTAACATTGGGAAGATTGAGGGTGGTGTTGCCGGGAACGTGATTCCCGCCAGTGCATCTGCGATAGGCGGAGTAAGAGTAGCAGCCGGAACCCCGGACGAGGTGCGAGACTTGATTCGTCGTGCTGTCTTGGAGAGCGACCCGAACCTTGAAGTCGAGTTTTCTACATACGGCATTGGGCCCGTGCCAATCGATTACGATATTGATG GCTTTGAGACAATAGTACTCAGTTACGGAACTGACATTCCAAATCTGAAGGGAAGTCACAAGCGGTACCTTTATGGACCTGGAACCATTCTCAACGCTCATTCAGCTCATGAGTTTTTGACCGTCTCGGATCTTGAAGAGGCAGTCCGGGGGTACCGGGCTATTATTAGGCACGCACTCGGCGGAAATTCTCATTGA
- a CDS encoding Cupin type-1 domain-containing protein, protein MVEIKQYFLAPTDFIPNSPRPLLHYKNVLPRTTENPDHCSAGRVYDLFESNGWKVEWLVRYGQTQLSHFHSKAHEVMAVLSGHATIRFGVADTSEDMHDNTYGSAREEGGIELKAEAGDIFLIPAGVAHKTYDTKPESELKLLTPGSGHGIDAKNPREALEKIKLSGFTMMGAYNGGEWDFIKGGGEYEKIWSIPKPKYDPVLGDSEEGLNRFWRGSNMALRVHL, encoded by the coding sequence ATGGTGGAAATAAAGCAGTATTTTCTCGCCCCTACGGATTTCATTCCGAACTCTCCACGCCCCCTGCTGCACTACAAGAATGTGCTGCCACGAACCACTGAGAACCCCGACCATTGCAGTGCAGGCAGGGTCTATGATCTATTCGAAAGCAATGGTTGGAAAGTGGAGTGGCTCGTCCGTTATGGGCAGACCCAGCTTTCACACTTCCACTCCAAGGCCCATGAAGTTATGGCCGTGCTATCAGGCCATGCGACAATCCGATTTGGCGTCGCCGACACCTCTGAGGACATGCATGATAACACGTACGGCTCGGCCAGGGAAGAGGGCGGCATTgagctcaaggctgaggcggGAGACATCTTCCTCATTCCGGCTGGTGTAGCACACAAGACCTATGACACAAAGCCCGAGAGCGAACTCAAGCTCTTGACACCAGGATCAGGTCATGGAATCGACGCCAAGAACCCCAGGGAGGCCCTCGAAAAGATCAAACTATCTGGATTTACAATGATGGGGGCATATAATGGAGGAGAGTGGGATTTCATCaaaggtggaggagagtATGAGAAGATTTGGTCCATCCCAAAGCCTAAATATGACCCTGTGCTGGGAGATTCAGAAGAGGGGCTGAATAGGTTCTGGCGTGGGAGTAACATGGCCCTTCGAGTTCATCTGTGA